One segment of Dolichospermum sp. DET69 DNA contains the following:
- the cas10d gene encoding type I-D CRISPR-associated protein Cas10d/Csc3 produces MAKKSKESNDHQQLSLLEVEITDDSNPELSDDDWMSGDDSDFEYTSNLKVETKSGAILTLKLLQNAIKSENNHDLIMQEFSDYILPNLLRVAIGVTAKGGKFFDYLDKKKQEEIENYHQNNLGGNQKLKEPKKIDRRNAGDQSLNTHLLNGLLPANLIERRLKKLDTTARRVIQEQERRLLIAGFILHDFEKFDYRLFLKMPDKYKAICQDREQDIRKLSVDEHREIIDVMVCELGIDKFVSPDEPDAWLEYRDDLLFIAYNAQRRNDTNLNLSEYGLHPLIDDNILICLADLTCLADLLSSIIKHPQDAENQTLNGILHSLSDGKLKFTYHHIAENRGVLTNVVNNAVIQAHTNLNTAENTYYQPLLYLPTGVIYLALRDAPPISPETLPDLVVNKIKSLCAGQLKLRQTGFGRDGKGMKYAEYYNLFFESPALMQVALDATLRILNTNKPSVAKSRSENLVKFQKQNVLSPDYDFKFDDSIRIDQIAEFGDLITRKIWDEIVNKIEAERKKDKKLPEVPNFDLTHKVAEFWNLTEYLPQVREIQRINESLKEQKLKGNTGGVPYEWYYLAAKYLEKHPGIEDVRENCQQVIYYLTDLISPILAQYQLPDGWDDLRLWVSRVVMLPHTNKLTSVTTEIDNFINELTNYNAAKKSGRGKQLICSISHSAYTVTEQMESAVLFTPQVYTNKQMLGGSNAKRNISSIAGVEMMLRQILMNQTQAVGKRFEDGKYRYLYFYPTYYFTPETNKFLQKAYMNIAQTRFDTSIRNHFISKDLQVDLGKENYQSVDSFLIDENLDSEKDRTFKLSYPEDQPLTFYFMALPPGRDSTDTESWIMPSWLAFAFPMILDVKTVVSESPIPPFNDGTEFEETVFLDSAPHAFRTLVKRDRFRLDYILEGWKEYGIQYPAPLNVLTAAYAIHLDVNARQGKTGYDANWGKFTELAKDFETSPLHVFAYLNKWVRNQKVETARIEKIKLYTYHFYPCFDPYAKFDSTEEKLIVEEKSTLNHPKKLTELYRRFYLANKKFNPKANAVLKPIDIAAETILNADLSVFNGETLIMAVAGKIFKLMERVNSSTAEGRWVFKRNQREDERQAVLEFARYFVEDVFDGCFKSDRARLAGRQLNLIRDTCEFLYRLEDDKENAGKDEKSKSEDDDNQP; encoded by the coding sequence ATGGCTAAAAAAAGTAAAGAATCAAATGATCATCAACAATTATCACTTTTAGAAGTGGAAATAACTGATGATTCAAACCCTGAATTATCAGATGATGATTGGATGTCTGGGGATGATTCTGATTTTGAATATACATCTAATCTAAAAGTTGAAACAAAATCAGGAGCAATACTCACACTCAAGTTACTGCAAAATGCAATTAAATCAGAAAATAATCATGATTTAATAATGCAAGAATTTAGTGATTACATTTTACCTAATCTTTTACGGGTAGCAATTGGAGTCACAGCTAAAGGTGGTAAATTTTTTGATTACCTCGATAAAAAGAAACAAGAAGAAATAGAAAATTACCATCAAAATAATTTAGGAGGAAATCAAAAATTAAAAGAACCGAAAAAAATTGATCGTAGAAATGCAGGTGATCAATCCCTAAATACTCATTTACTCAATGGGTTACTACCAGCTAATTTAATAGAACGTCGTCTAAAGAAACTTGATACAACTGCAAGAAGAGTTATTCAAGAACAAGAAAGGCGACTATTAATTGCTGGGTTTATTCTCCATGATTTTGAAAAATTTGATTATCGGCTATTTCTAAAAATGCCAGATAAATATAAAGCAATTTGTCAAGATAGAGAACAAGACATTCGTAAATTATCTGTAGATGAACATAGGGAAATTATAGATGTGATGGTTTGCGAATTAGGAATTGATAAATTTGTCAGTCCTGATGAACCAGACGCATGGCTAGAATATCGAGATGATTTGTTATTCATTGCCTATAATGCCCAGCGTCGGAATGATACAAATCTCAATCTTTCTGAGTATGGGTTACACCCATTAATTGATGATAATATCCTGATATGTCTTGCTGATTTAACTTGTTTAGCTGATTTACTTTCTTCAATTATCAAACATCCTCAAGATGCGGAAAATCAGACATTAAATGGAATTCTTCACAGTCTCAGTGATGGTAAATTGAAATTCACCTATCATCACATTGCAGAAAATAGAGGCGTTTTAACCAACGTTGTTAATAATGCTGTAATTCAAGCTCACACTAACTTAAATACTGCTGAAAATACATATTATCAACCGTTATTATATCTACCAACAGGGGTAATTTATCTAGCGTTACGGGATGCTCCTCCTATTTCACCTGAAACTTTACCAGATTTGGTAGTTAATAAAATTAAATCCCTTTGTGCAGGTCAATTAAAACTCAGACAAACGGGATTTGGTAGAGATGGTAAAGGGATGAAATATGCCGAATATTACAACCTATTTTTTGAATCTCCTGCTTTAATGCAAGTGGCTTTAGATGCGACTTTACGCATTCTCAATACTAATAAACCTTCTGTTGCTAAAAGTCGTAGTGAGAATTTAGTGAAGTTCCAAAAACAGAATGTTTTATCTCCTGATTATGATTTTAAGTTTGATGATAGTATCCGTATTGATCAAATTGCCGAATTTGGAGATTTAATTACTCGCAAAATTTGGGATGAAATAGTTAATAAAATTGAAGCTGAAAGGAAGAAAGATAAAAAATTACCAGAAGTTCCAAATTTTGATTTAACTCACAAAGTCGCGGAATTTTGGAATTTAACAGAATATTTACCGCAGGTTCGAGAAATTCAACGCATTAATGAAAGTTTGAAAGAACAAAAACTGAAAGGTAATACAGGAGGTGTACCTTATGAATGGTATTATCTAGCGGCTAAATATTTAGAAAAACACCCAGGTATTGAAGATGTCCGCGAAAATTGTCAACAGGTAATTTATTACTTAACAGATTTAATTTCCCCAATTCTGGCACAGTATCAATTACCTGATGGTTGGGATGATTTAAGGTTGTGGGTATCAAGAGTTGTCATGTTACCTCATACCAATAAACTAACATCTGTCACCACGGAAATTGATAATTTTATCAATGAGTTGACTAATTATAATGCTGCAAAAAAATCAGGGAGAGGTAAACAATTAATTTGCTCAATTTCTCATTCAGCTTATACTGTCACTGAACAGATGGAATCAGCAGTTTTATTTACACCTCAAGTTTATACAAATAAACAAATGTTAGGAGGTTCTAACGCTAAACGCAATATTTCTAGTATTGCGGGTGTAGAGATGATGCTGAGACAAATTCTCATGAATCAAACTCAAGCTGTAGGAAAAAGATTTGAAGATGGGAAATATCGCTATCTCTATTTTTATCCAACTTATTACTTTACCCCAGAAACTAATAAGTTTTTACAAAAAGCTTACATGAACATTGCTCAAACTCGTTTTGATACTAGCATCCGTAATCATTTCATTAGTAAAGATTTACAGGTAGATTTAGGTAAAGAAAATTATCAAAGTGTCGATAGTTTCTTAATTGATGAAAATTTAGATAGTGAAAAAGACCGCACATTTAAACTTTCTTATCCTGAAGATCAGCCTTTAACATTTTACTTCATGGCTTTACCACCAGGAAGAGATAGCACTGATACAGAATCTTGGATAATGCCGAGTTGGTTAGCATTTGCTTTTCCGATGATTTTAGATGTGAAAACTGTAGTTTCTGAGTCTCCTATTCCCCCATTTAATGATGGTACAGAATTTGAAGAAACGGTATTTCTTGATAGTGCGCCTCATGCTTTCCGTACTTTGGTGAAAAGAGATAGATTTCGTCTTGATTATATCTTGGAAGGCTGGAAAGAGTACGGTATCCAATATCCTGCACCTTTAAATGTTTTAACTGCTGCTTATGCTATTCATTTAGATGTGAATGCTAGACAAGGAAAGACTGGTTATGATGCTAATTGGGGTAAATTTACTGAATTAGCAAAGGATTTTGAAACCAGTCCTCTTCATGTCTTTGCTTATCTTAATAAATGGGTGCGTAATCAAAAAGTTGAAACAGCAAGGATTGAAAAAATCAAACTTTACACCTATCATTTTTACCCTTGTTTTGACCCTTATGCAAAATTTGATTCAACTGAGGAGAAATTAATTGTGGAAGAAAAATCAACTTTGAATCATCCAAAGAAATTGACAGAACTTTATCGCCGTTTTTATCTGGCAAATAAAAAATTTAACCCTAAAGCTAATGCTGTTTTAAAACCCATTGATATTGCTGCGGAAACAATTCTTAATGCTGATTTAAGTGTATTTAATGGTGAAACTTTAATTATGGCTGTAGCAGGAAAGATTTTTAAACTAATGGAGCGGGTAAATTCTTCCACTGCTGAAGGACGTTGGGTATTTAAGCGTAATCAGAGAGAAGATGAAAGACAAGCTGTTTTAGAGTTTGCAAGGTATTTTGTAGAGGATGTTTTTGACGGTTGTTTTAAGAGCGATCGCGCCCGGTTAGCAGGCCGTCAATTGAATCTAATTCGAGATACCTGTGAATTTCTTTACCGTTTAGAAGATGATAAGGAAAATGCTGGAAAAGATGAAAAATCTAAATCTGAAGATGACGATAATCAACCGTAA
- a CDS encoding DUF1016 family protein: MSNSISDEYTHLLMEVQQRIRSAQYEALKAVNREMINLYWDIGQIIVIKQEDAIWGKSVVEKLAKDLQTEFPGISGFSARNIWNMRNFYVTYSQNEKLQPLVAEIGWTHNIVILEKCKDDLEREFYIRMTRKFGWTKNVLIHQIENQTYEKTLLNQTNFDQNISVEIRNQLKLAVKDEYTFDFLELADEHSERQLEESILAKIQPFLQEMGGIFAFIGSQYRLEVDDEEYFIDILLYHRRLKCLVAIELKIGKFLPEYVGKMQFYLAVLDNTVKLPEENPSIGIILCKSKQRTIVEYALKESNKPIGVATYQIVSKLPQELKNQLPDPEQVAKLLEGFE, from the coding sequence ATGAGTAATTCCATTTCTGACGAATACACACATCTACTTATGGAAGTACAACAACGGATTCGGTCAGCCCAGTATGAAGCATTAAAGGCAGTTAATCGGGAAATGATTAACTTGTATTGGGATATTGGGCAGATAATTGTCATTAAACAAGAGGACGCTATTTGGGGTAAATCAGTAGTAGAAAAATTAGCAAAAGACTTACAAACAGAGTTTCCTGGTATTAGTGGTTTTTCTGCTCGCAATATCTGGAATATGCGGAATTTTTACGTCACATATAGCCAAAATGAAAAACTGCAACCATTGGTTGCAGAAATTGGATGGACTCATAATATAGTCATTTTAGAAAAGTGTAAAGATGACTTAGAACGAGAGTTTTATATTAGAATGACTCGAAAATTCGGATGGACAAAAAATGTTTTAATTCACCAAATTGAAAATCAAACTTATGAAAAAACTCTGCTTAATCAAACTAATTTTGATCAAAATATTTCAGTAGAGATACGTAACCAGTTAAAACTTGCAGTTAAGGATGAATATACCTTTGATTTTTTAGAATTAGCAGATGAACACAGCGAACGACAGCTAGAAGAGTCAATTTTAGCAAAAATTCAACCATTCTTACAAGAAATGGGTGGTATATTTGCCTTTATTGGTAGTCAATATCGCTTAGAAGTTGATGATGAAGAATATTTTATAGATATCCTATTGTATCATCGGCGTTTAAAGTGTTTGGTAGCAATAGAATTAAAAATTGGTAAATTTTTACCTGAATATGTGGGCAAAATGCAGTTTTATTTAGCCGTTTTAGATAACACGGTAAAACTACCAGAGGAAAATCCTTCTATTGGTATTATTCTTTGTAAATCCAAACAGAGAACTATTGTTGAATATGCACTGAAGGAATCTAATAAACCAATTGGTGTGGCAACTTACCAAATAGTTTCTAAATTACCACAAGAACTAAAAAATCAACTTCCAGATCCAGAACAAGTTGCTAAATTATTAGAAGGATTTGAATAA
- the cas3 gene encoding type I-D CRISPR-associated helicase Cas3', translating into MSENYSIKLKAVYSQTVPTPDGVKLPDNWSLSWHQVETLKALRDPNIDVVFNTAITGDGKSLAGYLDILQRHSPVLGLYPTNELARDQEKQIRGYIEKFKPEHEPRVNRLSGQELEIYAEEENLKKGVALETRAAQSEILLTNPDIFHYLHYGAYLLYKDNPDKLWNRIDKRFNVIIFDEFHVFQSPQIASVINTMLLIRRTNRRKKFLFLSATPNSQLIEKLKAADFRCHEINPLEEKKYYFPNSIDEFQQLKKQDLRKVVGEILLQFVSLESTPKTSETWLKDNAELILNHLRQHPGSKGAIILNSIAAVKRLTEFFTTFLKTYNFTVEENTGLSGKKTKEKSFDADLVLGTSTIDVGVDFKINFLFFESADAGNFIQRLGRLGRHDSYERDGKQINFNEFTAYALVPDFLVKRLFEKDENHEAPPLKLGEVYERPFFHEQIRYKYRKINDFTGYYFKWGVVQSMRLVRQLGHPNIKQQYAAGSQEALKKDCEIVFGTDKRKANLKAAFVRSKEWEEKWHELSGKDKGNPILEEAVSFRGKSSLLCGIYDTTEPNETDKFKTYDLPGILSNLEIEPITATEFERRRKEISERTDTAIPKSRFKECLGFMKLIRYREERLDWKFTYPGDLKPFADTWDVQVLLDIQVWQPANYWISEINKQLKKQALVSYVLPFPVERVRQQGKLPMHFQIYPISDQYSVLDNTPPYCIAFGQSALLLDTLTHWFKSKGDEIWIAQC; encoded by the coding sequence ATGTCAGAAAATTACAGTATTAAACTCAAAGCTGTTTATTCTCAAACAGTCCCCACACCTGATGGGGTTAAGTTACCAGATAATTGGTCTTTATCTTGGCATCAAGTAGAGACTTTAAAAGCCTTGCGCGATCCAAATATTGACGTAGTTTTCAACACTGCAATAACAGGTGATGGTAAAAGTTTAGCTGGATATCTAGACATTTTACAAAGACATTCTCCTGTTTTGGGGTTATATCCTACAAATGAACTTGCTAGAGATCAAGAGAAACAAATTAGGGGATATATTGAGAAGTTTAAACCTGAACATGAACCCCGTGTTAATCGTTTAAGTGGACAAGAATTAGAAATTTATGCTGAAGAAGAAAACTTAAAAAAAGGAGTAGCTTTAGAAACTCGCGCTGCACAATCTGAAATTTTACTTACCAACCCTGATATTTTTCACTATCTTCATTATGGTGCATATTTACTGTACAAAGATAATCCTGATAAACTCTGGAATAGAATAGATAAACGTTTTAATGTTATCATATTTGATGAATTTCATGTATTTCAATCTCCACAAATTGCCAGCGTAATTAACACAATGTTGTTAATTCGTCGTACCAATAGGCGTAAAAAGTTTTTATTTCTTTCTGCTACACCCAATTCCCAGTTAATTGAGAAACTTAAAGCGGCTGATTTTCGCTGTCATGAAATTAACCCACTAGAAGAGAAAAAATATTACTTTCCCAATAGCATTGATGAATTTCAGCAGCTAAAAAAACAAGATTTGCGAAAAGTAGTCGGGGAAATATTATTACAGTTTGTTAGTTTAGAATCTACACCTAAAACTTCTGAAACTTGGTTAAAAGATAATGCAGAATTGATATTAAATCATTTACGACAGCATCCAGGTAGCAAAGGTGCAATTATTCTTAATTCCATTGCTGCTGTAAAACGGTTAACAGAGTTTTTCACAACTTTTCTGAAAACGTATAATTTTACAGTTGAAGAAAATACTGGGTTATCTGGTAAGAAAACAAAAGAAAAATCTTTTGATGCTGATTTAGTTTTAGGAACTAGCACTATTGATGTTGGTGTAGATTTCAAAATCAACTTTTTGTTTTTTGAATCAGCAGATGCGGGTAATTTTATCCAGCGTTTAGGTAGACTGGGAAGACATGATAGTTATGAAAGGGATGGAAAGCAGATTAATTTTAATGAATTTACTGCTTATGCACTTGTTCCAGATTTTTTAGTGAAAAGGCTTTTTGAAAAAGATGAAAATCATGAAGCACCACCTTTGAAATTAGGTGAAGTTTATGAACGTCCATTTTTTCATGAACAAATTAGATATAAATACCGCAAAATCAATGATTTTACAGGTTATTACTTTAAGTGGGGAGTTGTTCAATCTATGCGACTGGTTCGACAGTTGGGACATCCTAATATTAAACAACAATATGCAGCAGGTAGTCAGGAAGCACTTAAGAAAGATTGCGAGATAGTTTTTGGTACTGACAAAAGAAAAGCCAATCTTAAAGCCGCGTTTGTCCGTAGTAAAGAATGGGAAGAAAAATGGCACGAACTTTCAGGAAAAGATAAAGGAAATCCTATTTTAGAAGAAGCTGTGAGTTTTCGCGGTAAAAGTTCTTTATTGTGCGGAATTTATGACACTACAGAACCAAATGAAACTGATAAATTCAAAACCTACGATTTACCAGGGATTCTCAGCAACTTAGAAATTGAACCAATCACAGCTACAGAATTTGAACGTCGTCGCAAAGAAATTTCAGAACGCACAGATACAGCCATTCCCAAAAGTAGATTTAAAGAATGTCTAGGGTTTATGAAATTAATTCGCTATCGTGAAGAAAGACTAGATTGGAAATTTACTTATCCTGGGGATTTAAAACCTTTTGCTGATACTTGGGATGTACAAGTATTATTAGATATTCAAGTTTGGCAACCTGCAAATTATTGGATTAGTGAAATTAACAAACAATTGAAAAAACAGGCATTAGTTAGTTATGTATTGCCTTTTCCTGTGGAAAGAGTACGTCAGCAAGGAAAATTACCCATGCACTTTCAGATTTACCCTATTAGTGACCAGTATAGTGTTTTAGATAATACACCTCCATACTGTATCGCCTTTGGGCAGTCTGCACTATTGCTAGACACCCTGACACATTGGTTTAAGAGTAAAGGGGATGAGATATGGATAGCGCAGTGTTGA
- a CDS encoding tetratricopeptide repeat protein codes for MNQKEFERVFNNLTDRRKEVLQKILAGVTDGDIAESMGIGEASVRKYIERICYEFGLNNEPSDNRRYKRSELVALFAKYKPELLTGKQAPFTKKIEAEPDRYNVNVIEYILNLLSINESKLENFKQLLSRINLIPQERKEIAKSLNFIGHRHYLNHDFANAISHLELAIEFNPNHGPTHYNLGSAYEKLDDLERACHHYQIAIKYQNRAADAAINNLARLQILQGNSAEAVTMIEQILPKVKDPIVKLTLHKNLAWAYFQQNDYEQAKHHLLVCLKLEDNYAPAYCLLAQVQAAEGKQQDSIVSWQNFLKFYSQDQQLKKVSWKLPELEVWKMEAMRIVKQYYC; via the coding sequence ATGAATCAAAAAGAGTTTGAGCGCGTATTCAATAACCTGACAGATAGACGCAAAGAAGTATTGCAAAAGATACTAGCAGGTGTAACAGATGGAGATATAGCTGAATCCATGGGCATTGGAGAAGCATCTGTGAGAAAATATATTGAAAGAATATGTTATGAATTTGGACTAAATAATGAACCTAGTGATAACCGTCGTTACAAACGCTCAGAACTAGTGGCACTATTTGCTAAATATAAACCTGAATTACTGACGGGAAAGCAAGCTCCATTTACAAAAAAAATAGAAGCAGAACCAGATAGATACAATGTAAATGTTATCGAATATATCTTAAATCTGCTATCCATTAATGAGTCCAAATTAGAAAATTTCAAACAGTTGCTAAGTAGGATTAATTTAATTCCTCAAGAAAGGAAAGAAATTGCTAAATCTCTTAATTTTATAGGACATAGACACTATCTAAATCATGATTTTGCAAATGCTATATCGCATCTGGAATTAGCAATTGAATTTAACCCAAATCATGGACCTACTCACTATAATTTAGGATCAGCTTATGAAAAATTAGACGATTTAGAAAGAGCTTGTCATCATTATCAAATTGCTATTAAATATCAAAATCGGGCTGCTGATGCTGCTATTAATAACTTAGCTCGATTGCAAATTCTCCAGGGAAACAGTGCAGAGGCTGTGACAATGATTGAACAAATTTTACCAAAGGTGAAAGATCCAATAGTTAAACTAACATTACACAAAAATCTTGCTTGGGCATATTTTCAGCAAAATGATTATGAACAAGCAAAACACCATTTACTCGTCTGTCTGAAATTGGAAGATAATTACGCTCCGGCTTATTGTTTATTAGCACAAGTGCAAGCAGCAGAGGGAAAACAACAAGATTCTATAGTATCATGGCAAAATTTTCTCAAATTTTATTCTCAGGATCAACAACTTAAAAAAGTCAGTTGGAAGTTACCAGAATTGGAAGTTTGGAAAATGGAAGCAATGAGAATTGTTAAGCAATACTATTGCTAA
- a CDS encoding helix-turn-helix domain-containing protein, which yields MEQPDFTKNLQELMQRVGCASFKSLSHAAGVSQWQILQLRRGKIGKMRLEVLVKLAEVLQISCPDLVETFSFGGLSSGLNKTQLFNQNIDLLKQIKDLQVEYERITLSMGQQREVLKQEFQRSSLQILESLLLQWPTAAHRAREDHQLAAVKILPLVDKPLEILLETWDVQAIASVGAEIPYNPQFHQLLEGTAQQGEMVKVRYTGYMQYDQLLYRARVSPIERH from the coding sequence ATGGAGCAACCCGACTTTACCAAAAATTTGCAAGAGCTAATGCAAAGAGTAGGTTGTGCTAGTTTTAAATCTTTAAGTCATGCTGCTGGTGTTTCCCAGTGGCAAATTTTACAGTTGCGAAGGGGAAAAATTGGCAAAATGCGGCTTGAGGTATTAGTAAAACTAGCAGAGGTTTTACAGATATCTTGTCCGGATTTGGTAGAAACTTTCAGCTTTGGCGGTTTATCTTCAGGCTTAAACAAAACTCAACTTTTTAACCAAAATATAGACTTATTAAAGCAAATCAAAGATTTACAAGTTGAGTATGAGCGAATAACGTTGTCCATGGGACAACAACGGGAAGTATTAAAACAGGAGTTTCAGCGGTCAAGTTTACAAATATTGGAATCTTTGCTACTACAATGGCCAACGGCAGCACATAGAGCCAGGGAAGATCACCAGTTAGCAGCAGTAAAAATATTACCTTTGGTAGATAAACCTCTAGAGATATTATTAGAGACTTGGGATGTGCAAGCGATCGCTTCTGTAGGTGCAGAAATTCCCTATAATCCCCAATTTCATCAATTATTGGAGGGAACAGCACAACAAGGAGAGATGGTTAAAGTCCGTTATACAGGCTATATGCAATATGATCAGCTTTTATATCGAGCTAGGGTAAGTCCCATAGAAAGGCACTAA
- a CDS encoding STAS domain-containing protein — protein MNNQVKVIALSESFNAITSQGFQETIKEAITSGIKIVLLDCQGVTFMDSSGLGTLVLAFKTLQEADTKMFICSINEQVRMLFELTGMDSIFTIIPSQEAFENLLLSAV, from the coding sequence ATGAATAATCAGGTGAAAGTGATTGCACTTAGTGAAAGCTTTAATGCCATTACGTCCCAGGGTTTTCAAGAAACTATTAAAGAAGCGATTACAAGTGGAATCAAAATTGTGTTGCTTGATTGCCAAGGTGTTACATTTATGGATAGTTCTGGATTGGGTACATTAGTTTTAGCATTTAAAACTTTACAAGAAGCTGATACAAAGATGTTTATTTGTTCGATTAATGAGCAGGTTAGGATGTTATTTGAATTAACTGGTATGGATAGTATATTTACAATCATTCCTAGTCAAGAAGCATTTGAAAATCTTTTGCTTTCTGCTGTTTGA
- a CDS encoding SpoIIE family protein phosphatase produces MFEILIIDDDRSVQIFLKRILEKQGYEVITASTGEEGILRTLDSPPALIICDWIMPGLSGIEVCSLIKKDPRLSTTFFILLTSLDSVDNRVKGLDAGADDFIIKPIEQNELQARVRAGLRLHQLSQDLHTQKQLLETELTEATEYVKSLLPLPLNKPLSIKFQFLPSRQLGGDCFDYNWLDPDSLAIYLLDAAGHGLKATLPSISVLNLLRSRALKDLNYYQPSEVLAALNTTFQMNYENDKYFTIWYGVYNRVSRQLKYSSAGHPPAIILSGTSPTNTEVKRLKTPGMPVGMFPEAKYVDAYCQVEKSSTLYIFSDGAYEITQSNGTLWSLEGLIQILISLQYSVDNQLDYILDYLINLNSKETFEDDLSILQVKFD; encoded by the coding sequence ATGTTTGAAATACTAATTATAGATGATGACCGCTCCGTCCAAATATTTCTCAAAAGAATCTTAGAAAAACAAGGTTATGAAGTTATTACTGCAAGTACGGGAGAGGAAGGAATTTTAAGAACCCTAGATTCACCTCCAGCCCTAATTATATGTGATTGGATTATGCCTGGTTTAAGTGGGATAGAAGTATGTAGTCTCATTAAAAAAGATCCCAGATTATCTACCACATTTTTTATTTTATTAACGTCTCTAGATTCAGTTGATAATCGAGTTAAGGGATTAGATGCCGGTGCTGATGATTTTATCATCAAACCTATTGAACAAAATGAACTCCAAGCAAGAGTCAGAGCCGGTTTACGTCTTCATCAATTAAGTCAGGATTTACATACTCAAAAGCAGCTTTTAGAAACAGAATTAACCGAAGCCACAGAATATGTAAAATCCCTTTTACCCCTACCTTTGAATAAACCTCTGAGTATCAAGTTTCAGTTTTTGCCATCACGACAACTTGGTGGAGATTGTTTTGACTATAATTGGCTTGATCCTGATTCTTTAGCTATTTACTTACTAGACGCTGCTGGACATGGACTCAAAGCCACCCTACCCTCTATTTCTGTATTAAACCTCTTACGTTCTCGCGCTCTCAAAGATTTAAATTACTATCAACCGAGTGAGGTATTAGCAGCTTTAAACACTACCTTTCAAATGAATTATGAAAATGATAAATATTTTACGATTTGGTATGGAGTTTATAATCGAGTTAGCCGTCAATTAAAATACTCTAGTGCTGGACATCCACCAGCAATTATCCTCTCTGGCACCTCTCCGACTAATACAGAAGTAAAAAGATTAAAAACTCCAGGAATGCCTGTAGGGATGTTTCCTGAAGCTAAATATGTTGATGCCTATTGTCAAGTTGAAAAATCTAGCACCCTTTATATTTTTAGTGATGGTGCTTATGAAATTACTCAATCAAATGGTACTCTTTGGAGTTTAGAAGGTTTAATTCAAATTCTAATTAGCTTACAGTATTCTGTTGATAACCAACTTGATTATATACTGGATTACCTAATTAACTTAAACTCCAAAGAGACATTTGAGGATGATTTATCTATCCTTCAAGTCAAGTTTGATTAA
- a CDS encoding DUF1350 family protein — MNWKEIRGNWVLIPRNPIGIIHFLGGAFVATLPHLTYRWLLENLAEQGYLIIATPFVNTLDHTAIAKSVLLKFEYTLLSLQDSGELRKLYLPIYGVGHSMGCKLHLLIGSLFSVQRAGNILISFNNFAANEAIPLVEQLNSQLDIEFEFTPTPTETNQIVEESYQIRRNLLIRFKKDNLDQSANLRIILQELFPDMVTTKTLSGNHTTPLGQDVKWQPGSSFSPFDALGQWLKQEVYRDLNQLKQVMLFWLNPLS, encoded by the coding sequence ATGAACTGGAAAGAAATTAGAGGTAACTGGGTACTTATTCCCCGCAATCCTATCGGTATTATCCATTTTTTGGGTGGTGCTTTTGTCGCTACTTTACCACATTTAACTTATCGGTGGTTGCTGGAAAATCTAGCTGAACAAGGATATTTGATTATTGCGACACCTTTTGTGAATACATTAGATCATACAGCGATCGCTAAATCTGTACTACTGAAATTTGAATATACTCTCTTAAGTTTACAAGACTCTGGAGAACTCCGTAAACTTTACCTTCCTATCTATGGAGTAGGGCATAGTATGGGTTGTAAACTACATTTACTCATTGGTAGTCTTTTTTCTGTGCAACGGGCTGGTAATATTTTAATATCCTTTAATAACTTTGCTGCTAATGAAGCCATACCTTTAGTAGAACAGTTAAACTCTCAATTAGACATTGAATTTGAATTTACACCCACACCCACAGAAACTAATCAAATAGTAGAGGAAAGCTATCAGATTCGGCGGAATTTATTAATAAGATTTAAGAAAGATAATCTAGATCAATCAGCAAACCTCAGGATAATTTTACAAGAACTCTTTCCTGATATGGTGACAACAAAAACTTTATCAGGAAATCATACCACACCTTTAGGACAAGATGTAAAATGGCAACCAGGAAGTTCTTTTAGTCCTTTTGATGCTTTAGGACAATGGTTAAAACAAGAAGTCTATCGAGATTTAAATCAATTAAAACAAGTTATGCTGTTTTGGTTAAATCCCCTTTCTTAA